A region of the Leptolyngbya sp. CCY15150 genome:
ATATCCGGTGTGTCGTCTGCCGAACCGGTGTCGAGAATCACCAGTTCATCCACCACATCCATGACGCTATCCAGACAGCGCCGCAGATTCTCTTCCTCATTTTTGACAATCATGCACAGGCTTAGGGTGGGTGCCTCACTCATGGTGTATGCCTCAACAAACGGCTTGGATATCCTCCCACAGGATAGATCAACTCTGGGACAAGACAGCGCAACCCCACCACAAGCAACCCCAACGCTATGGCCCCATGGAAACATGACATGTATAACCATGCCCCCCATGACAAGGGACTAGCACAAGGCAACATCAATCAGCGGATCAACAACATCCCAAGGCCTATGCTGGCTGAGCGAAGCCGTTTGTCCTGAGGACAGGCTACGCCAACGTGAAACGTCTCCCGAAGGGAGAAAGCCACAACCCAACCATCTACTGCCAGATCCTTAAAGCTTCGTGCCACACTCCGAACAGAAGCGATGGGTAGGCTCATTCGCATGACCACAGCTCGAACAAACAGCCGTCGTAGGTGCCGCCGCAGATCCCGCCGGAATAGGTAACCCCAGCATTTGATCATTGCTCTTACCGGGAGCCACCATGGGATAGCAGTTTTCATCACGGCAAACCCGCACATCCATCAGCACCGGGCCGTCATGCTCCAGCATGATAGCGATCGCCTCCGCCAGTTCTTCGCGGGTATTCACGACCATACCCTTAACCCCAAACGCTTCCGCCAGCTTCACAAAATCGGGCATACCCGGCTGCATATTCGACGACGAATAGCGCTCGCCGTAGAAGGTTTGCTGCCACTGACGCACCATCCCCTGCCAGCCGTTGTTAATAATCACGGTTTTTGCAGCAATGCGATACTGCGCCAAGGTCGCTAGCTCCTGCAGGTTCATCTGGAAGCTGGCATCACCGCTGATACAGATCACCTGCTCATCGGGCAACGCCATCTTCGCGCCCATCGCTGCTGGCAGACCATAGCCCATGGTGCCTAGCCCAGCACTGGAAATCCAACGACGCGGGCCATTCTTGAGGAACTGGGCCGACCACATTTGGTGCTGTCCCACATCAGTGGTGTAGTAGGCATCGGGAGCCTGACGGCTGAGTTCCACAATCACCTCTTGGGGCGACAGTTGATCGGCATAGTGAGGCACCTGTAGCGGATAGTCATGCCGCCATTGGTTAATGCGGTCTAGCCAGGCTTGGGTTTGGGCAGCCTCAGGCTGAATGTGGGAGTCGAGATCGCGCTGCAACAGGCCACTCAAGACCTGACGCACATCGCCCACGATAGGCACATCCGGAATGCGATTCTTACCCACTTCCGCCGGATCAATGTCCACATGGATGACCTTCGCCCGAGAGGCAAACTCATCAAGCTTGCCGGTAACTCGGTCATCAAACCGGGCTCCCACCGCAATCAGCAGGTCACATTCACTCACCGCAAAGTTGGCATAGGCGGTGCCATGCATCCCCAACATACCCACGGAAAGGGGATGGTGTTCATCAAAAGCGCCCTTGCCCATCAAGGTTGTGGTGACGGGAATACCGTAGCGCTCGGCTAAGGTACGAATTTCTCCATGGGCCGAGGCAGCGATCGCCCCTCCCCCCACATACAGCAAAGGCTTCTTAGCTTGACGGATCAGGCTGAGCGCTTGGTTAAACTGGCGCGGATTGCCCTTCACCGTCGGCCGATAGCCCGGCAAGTTCACATGCCCCGGCTCCACCGGCACATAGTCAAATTCCTCCAGTCCCACATCCTTAGGCACATCAATCAACACCGGCCCCGGCCGCCCCGTCGCGGCAATGTAAAAGGCTTCCGCCACAATCCGGCCCATGTCTGCCGGATTGCGCACCACGTAGGAATGCTTGACGATCGGCAGGGTAATGCCAAAAATGTCGGTTTCCTGAAACGCATCGGTACCGATCGCAGCCCGAGACACCTGCCCGGTGACCACCACCATGGGAATCGAGTCCATCTGGGCTGTAGCAATACCGGTGACGAGGTTCGTTGCGCCGGGGCCGGAGGTACCGAAGCAAACGCCTACCTGCCCGGTCGCCCGAGCATAGCCATCGGCCGCGTGGGACGCACCTTGCTCATGGCGCACCAAAATATGCTGGATACCGCCGGCTTCCTCAGCCCGATAGAGTTCATCGTAAATAGGCAGAATGGCCCCTCCGGGATAGCCAAAAATATGCTTGACCCCATGACGGCGTAGGCTATCGATGAGAGCAAAGGCTCCGGTGACCCGTACCGACGACGAAGAAGTGGACGTCGGGCTCGATACGGTGGATGAAAGGGCGCTTTTGGTTGCAGTGCTGTTGGAATGCATGGAGAAAGCCTCAGCCATAGCCAGTGTGGACGGATGAAAGGACAGACCTGGATTTTCAGAGAATCGTTAATATTTCAGTCTAATGCCGATGCTTTGATGCTGTCGAGGGTCAGAGGGATGAAGTTTAGTATTCTCAACAACAGTTTTTTGTCCATCGGCTTGCCATACTCCCTTGATTTGCATCTTACCCTCGAACACCTTTTTCCTTACAGAGACTGTTACGCAGGTGGTTAGCAACTGCTGACATGGTTCCGCCTAAGATCGCGTCCCAATCCCAAAGGTCAGACAGGAGGTGCAAGGTGCGAAGCCAGGGACTGCCGCAGCCAAGCCGCAGCCGTGGT
Encoded here:
- the ilvB gene encoding biosynthetic-type acetolactate synthase large subunit encodes the protein MHSNSTATKSALSSTVSSPTSTSSSSVRVTGAFALIDSLRRHGVKHIFGYPGGAILPIYDELYRAEEAGGIQHILVRHEQGASHAADGYARATGQVGVCFGTSGPGATNLVTGIATAQMDSIPMVVVTGQVSRAAIGTDAFQETDIFGITLPIVKHSYVVRNPADMGRIVAEAFYIAATGRPGPVLIDVPKDVGLEEFDYVPVEPGHVNLPGYRPTVKGNPRQFNQALSLIRQAKKPLLYVGGGAIAASAHGEIRTLAERYGIPVTTTLMGKGAFDEHHPLSVGMLGMHGTAYANFAVSECDLLIAVGARFDDRVTGKLDEFASRAKVIHVDIDPAEVGKNRIPDVPIVGDVRQVLSGLLQRDLDSHIQPEAAQTQAWLDRINQWRHDYPLQVPHYADQLSPQEVIVELSRQAPDAYYTTDVGQHQMWSAQFLKNGPRRWISSAGLGTMGYGLPAAMGAKMALPDEQVICISGDASFQMNLQELATLAQYRIAAKTVIINNGWQGMVRQWQQTFYGERYSSSNMQPGMPDFVKLAEAFGVKGMVVNTREELAEAIAIMLEHDGPVLMDVRVCRDENCYPMVAPGKSNDQMLGLPIPAGSAAAPTTAVCSSCGHANEPTHRFCSECGTKL